In the Telopea speciosissima isolate NSW1024214 ecotype Mountain lineage chromosome 2, Tspe_v1, whole genome shotgun sequence genome, one interval contains:
- the LOC122650516 gene encoding V-type proton ATPase subunit E1-like: protein MNDEHVVSKQIQKIVRFILQEANEKANKLLIEANEESNILRLKLIEDEKRKIREEYERKEKQVEVRKRIEYSRLLNASRIKVLQAQDDIVNAMKKSTSKELLHVSDDIKTYSELLKDLIVQCLLRLKEALVLLRCREVDCKLVESVLDEAKQQYAEKAKVHHPKVTIDDRVYLPPPPTDSNLHGPFCSGGVVLASQDGKIVKENTLDARLELAFIQKLPEIRKRLFGQFGG, encoded by the exons aTGAACGACGAACATGTTGTCTCCAAGCAGATCCAAAAGATAGTCAGATTCATTCTACAGGAAGCCAATGAGAAAGCTAACAAGCTCTTAATCGAAGCCAACGAG GAATCTAACATTTTGAGACTGAAATTAATTGAAGATGAAAAGCGCAAGATTAGGGAAGAATATGAGCGCAAAGAAAAGCAAGTGGAAGTTCGTAAAAGAAT TGAATACTCAAGGCTGCTGAATGCTTCTCGAATTAAAGTTCTTCAAGCACAAGATGATATTGTGAATGCCATGAAGAAGTCTACCAGCAAGGAGCTTCTGCATGTTTCAGATGACATTAAGACATACAGCGAACTTCTCAAGGATTTGATTGTTCAA TGTCTGTTACGATTGAAAGAGGCATTAGTATTGTTGAGGTGCAGAGAGGTTGACTGCAAGCTTGTTGAATCTGTCTTAGATGAAGCAAAGCAACAATATGCAGAGAAAGCCAAGGTTCATCACCCGAAAGTGACGATTGATGATCGCGTTTATCTTCCACCACCTCCTACAGATTCGAATTTACATGGTCCATTCTG CTCTGGAGGTGTAGTGTTGGCTTCACAAGATGGGAAGATAGTCAAAGAAAACACATTGGATGCAAGATTAGAACTTGCTTTCATTCAGAAACTGCCTGAG ATACGGAAGCGGCTCTTTGGACAGTTTGGAGGATGA